A single genomic interval of Oceanithermus profundus DSM 14977 harbors:
- the drmA gene encoding DISARM system helicase DrmA → MGFRKMLVEDLVRQVLGPLDGPEEKIDAELASPLNLYLTGVLEPPESWDRQGPADPDSEAVRLEGEQGTSEEDQEDGEVAPPPVPLPALHPASRPSVFGIAFELEVPDGKQPEIEVLLTWGRYLLHEGSGAGKVWQRYPNYRHIERLTLDQNRLFDAGDLQLHVRVKNAGGRVRAFIQVRVVVKEEGEIEERCVFQPSLRIRVLEGVLIPLGNANQAPVSEDEQAMLDFGYRNLPVLARGLLCSATWKEVDPEREAPGGEQWMATWADAYALSPDLLERFTAPDLRTEFIPMYALSAPDWTWVGGDPEPEFDPKTLSSSADPDRIAHHLEPLVRGFRDWIEKQESAARNLKGNAVKRIIKELHDTLKRMERGLELLHDEMDARMAFAFANRALWLQARWDSREFTWRPFQLAFLLAAIESAARPDSPDRDVCDVLWVPTGGGKTEAYLALVAFVLAYRRRIHGRNGKCGSGGGTAVISRYTLRLLTLQQFRRALKVITSCEYLRVLRDPGAGKPGWRPEGAPDEDFPWGTERFSAGIWVGGAITPNKLKGTWNNEAQRSIPGALDVLAGKASGGGEPAQVTGCPACGALLAVPSGGLGPGEHLLHLVVRREKGTEDGGPGEGWLLGNPDGFKASILDVTPLPSGFEILTVHIETDRALTRQDIDSWWKSGPAYAYDLAPFAASRPGYFPRYRRGKEGPQLEDFEIWCPSPTCPLGEIGEGGIWWETAPRDDLDFHVNGTTGSGGNPRLNGVGNVHPETGTPLRCVFRRVIDPWVAPNTNSLGAVRIPIPALTVDDQVYAHPPSLLVGTVDKFARMAYEPKTSHLFGKVNFYHPWSGYQGPATRQDNIYKLGDACEPLPPPELILQDELHLVEGPLGSLVGLYETAVENLIAEDFEGFQPKYVASSATIREAGSQVKAVFDRRIALFPPPGFDANDRFFVRGGEAHPLYESRPGQLYVGIAAPGAGTLKPIYRVWAVLLQAVWNGREDGDYKYFHTLVGYFNAIRELAGGRALTRQDIPEHLQFLEQLTSTKARPFYSESIEELSGRIDSTDLPDILDRLAGESERPDALLTTSMFGTGIDLPQLSLMVIHGQPKTTASYIQAAGRVGRNRAGLVVSLLRPSRPRDLSHYEFFVGYHRQVYRHVEPITVMPFAPAALHRAAGPVMVAMLRNGSNTAADWGPDSGATAIAASRSSAYLTAIVEALRGRGRRQPTARRPDSERVEELLNSGLDRWQQIAKRRQDLVYVEYGKAEKPVVLGDPLHRREGLPVVFENAPQSLRDIEETIGIEY, encoded by the coding sequence ATGGGCTTTAGAAAAATGCTTGTTGAAGATCTTGTCCGCCAGGTTCTCGGCCCGCTAGACGGTCCGGAGGAGAAGATTGATGCGGAACTTGCGAGTCCGCTGAACCTGTATTTAACGGGGGTGCTGGAGCCTCCGGAATCCTGGGACAGGCAGGGGCCGGCGGATCCGGATTCCGAGGCCGTCAGGCTTGAGGGTGAGCAGGGCACCTCGGAAGAAGACCAAGAAGACGGAGAGGTCGCTCCTCCACCTGTGCCTCTTCCCGCCCTGCACCCGGCAAGCCGCCCTTCCGTTTTTGGTATTGCCTTCGAACTGGAGGTTCCGGATGGAAAGCAACCGGAGATCGAAGTTTTGCTGACCTGGGGGCGTTACCTCCTTCATGAAGGAAGTGGGGCGGGAAAGGTATGGCAGCGATACCCGAACTACCGGCATATCGAGCGTCTCACTCTCGATCAAAATCGCCTCTTCGATGCGGGAGATTTGCAACTTCATGTTCGGGTGAAAAATGCCGGCGGCCGTGTCCGGGCTTTTATTCAGGTCCGGGTGGTGGTAAAGGAGGAGGGCGAAATCGAGGAACGGTGCGTCTTCCAGCCCTCCTTGCGTATTCGCGTTCTCGAAGGTGTATTGATTCCATTAGGAAACGCCAATCAGGCTCCTGTTTCAGAGGACGAGCAGGCCATGCTGGATTTCGGTTACCGCAATCTACCGGTTCTTGCTCGCGGCCTGCTATGTTCGGCAACCTGGAAAGAGGTTGATCCCGAACGGGAAGCGCCGGGTGGCGAGCAATGGATGGCTACTTGGGCCGATGCATATGCCCTGTCCCCGGATTTATTAGAGCGATTCACGGCACCGGACTTACGTACCGAATTCATCCCCATGTACGCGCTGTCTGCCCCGGACTGGACATGGGTAGGCGGTGATCCGGAGCCGGAGTTCGACCCGAAAACCCTTTCATCAAGCGCGGATCCGGACAGGATCGCCCATCACCTGGAGCCGCTAGTGCGCGGGTTCCGGGACTGGATAGAGAAACAGGAATCCGCCGCGAGGAATCTAAAAGGCAACGCCGTTAAGCGTATTATAAAAGAATTACATGACACTTTAAAGCGGATGGAGCGCGGTCTCGAGTTACTGCACGACGAAATGGATGCGCGCATGGCCTTTGCCTTTGCCAACCGTGCGCTCTGGCTACAGGCTCGTTGGGACAGCCGCGAATTCACGTGGAGACCGTTCCAGCTGGCCTTTCTGCTTGCCGCGATAGAATCGGCTGCCCGGCCAGACTCGCCCGATCGCGACGTTTGCGACGTGCTCTGGGTCCCCACAGGCGGGGGGAAAACTGAGGCGTATCTTGCGCTGGTAGCCTTCGTGCTTGCCTACCGCCGGCGGATTCACGGGAGGAATGGAAAGTGCGGTTCTGGCGGGGGGACCGCCGTAATCTCCCGCTACACGCTCAGACTTCTCACGCTCCAGCAGTTTCGCCGGGCACTCAAGGTTATCACCTCCTGCGAGTACCTCAGGGTGCTGCGGGATCCCGGGGCGGGGAAGCCGGGGTGGAGGCCGGAAGGGGCTCCTGACGAAGACTTCCCGTGGGGCACGGAACGGTTCTCCGCCGGTATCTGGGTTGGCGGGGCCATCACACCGAATAAACTTAAGGGAACCTGGAACAACGAGGCACAGCGCAGCATTCCCGGCGCACTGGATGTCCTTGCGGGAAAGGCTAGCGGAGGGGGCGAGCCAGCTCAGGTCACTGGCTGTCCCGCCTGCGGGGCACTCTTGGCTGTGCCATCGGGCGGGTTAGGACCAGGTGAACACTTGCTACACCTCGTAGTACGCCGGGAGAAGGGGACGGAGGATGGTGGCCCCGGAGAGGGTTGGCTGCTGGGGAACCCGGACGGATTCAAAGCGTCGATCCTGGATGTTACACCTCTTCCCTCAGGGTTTGAAATTCTGACGGTGCACATTGAAACGGACCGGGCCCTGACCCGGCAGGACATCGACAGCTGGTGGAAATCGGGGCCAGCTTACGCATATGATCTTGCGCCTTTCGCGGCTTCTCGACCGGGCTATTTTCCCCGTTACCGGCGAGGCAAGGAGGGCCCTCAGCTCGAGGACTTCGAGATCTGGTGCCCCTCCCCTACCTGCCCTCTGGGCGAAATCGGGGAGGGGGGGATCTGGTGGGAAACGGCCCCTCGGGATGACCTCGATTTCCACGTAAACGGGACAACAGGCTCTGGCGGTAACCCAAGGCTGAATGGGGTTGGAAACGTTCATCCAGAAACGGGGACTCCTTTGCGCTGTGTGTTCAGGCGTGTCATTGATCCGTGGGTCGCTCCCAACACAAACAGTCTCGGCGCCGTTCGCATTCCCATACCCGCCCTAACCGTTGACGATCAAGTCTATGCGCACCCCCCTTCACTTTTGGTGGGCACGGTAGACAAGTTTGCCCGGATGGCATACGAGCCCAAAACCTCCCATTTGTTTGGAAAAGTCAATTTTTATCACCCGTGGTCCGGCTACCAGGGCCCGGCAACGCGTCAAGATAACATATATAAGCTTGGGGATGCCTGCGAACCGCTACCCCCACCTGAACTTATCCTCCAAGACGAGCTGCATCTGGTGGAGGGGCCCCTTGGAAGCCTTGTGGGCCTGTACGAAACCGCTGTCGAAAACCTCATCGCTGAGGACTTTGAAGGTTTCCAACCAAAGTATGTCGCGTCCTCGGCCACCATCCGGGAAGCGGGCAGTCAGGTAAAGGCCGTTTTCGACCGCCGTATCGCGCTCTTTCCCCCTCCCGGGTTTGACGCGAACGATCGATTCTTCGTTCGTGGGGGTGAGGCGCACCCGCTCTATGAGTCCCGTCCAGGACAGCTTTACGTGGGTATTGCAGCACCCGGCGCGGGGACGCTCAAGCCAATTTATCGGGTATGGGCCGTGCTTTTGCAGGCTGTTTGGAACGGCAGGGAGGACGGCGATTACAAGTATTTTCATACTCTTGTCGGCTACTTTAACGCGATTCGCGAGCTTGCCGGCGGAAGGGCCCTCACGCGCCAGGACATTCCGGAGCATCTGCAGTTTCTGGAACAACTTACCAGCACAAAAGCTAGACCGTTTTATTCCGAGTCAATTGAAGAGCTTTCCGGGCGGATCGATTCAACGGACCTTCCCGACATTCTCGACCGTCTCGCGGGAGAATCCGAGCGGCCGGACGCATTGCTTACAACCTCCATGTTCGGAACGGGTATTGACCTGCCCCAGCTTTCGCTCATGGTCATTCACGGACAGCCCAAAACCACTGCTTCCTACATTCAGGCGGCAGGCCGCGTAGGAAGAAATCGAGCAGGCCTGGTGGTGTCTCTTCTCCGCCCGAGCCGTCCCCGGGACCTCAGCCATTACGAGTTCTTCGTGGGTTACCACAGGCAGGTCTACCGCCACGTGGAGCCCATCACGGTAATGCCCTTTGCGCCCGCGGCGCTGCATCGGGCAGCCGGGCCCGTGATGGTGGCCATGCTCAGGAACGGCTCCAACACGGCAGCGGACTGGGGGCCTGATTCCGGGGCCACGGCCATTGCTGCTAGCAGGAGTTCCGCCTATTTAACCGCAATCGTTGAAGCCCTGCGAGGTCGCGGCCGGCGCCAACCGACAGCGCGCCGCCCGGACTCAGAGAGGGTGGAGGAATTGCTAAATTCCGGACTGGATCGCTGGCAGCAAATCGCGAAGCGCCGTCAAGATCTCGTTTATGTTGAATACGGAAAGGCGGAAAAACCAGTCGTCCTCGGTGACCCCCTGCACAGGCGGGAGGGGCTGCCAGTTGTTTTCGAAAATGCGCCCCAGTCGCTCAGGGATATAGAGGAAACTATCGGGATCGAGTATTGA
- the drmB gene encoding DUF1998 domain-containing protein has product MSRKKQNVRLSNFILQLGPGAIVETPGGPRIVLSTDTGLFQGGINPHELEVEVPYVGTGSDAETPAAAFLLPPEAAWKTQSFPVWKLCTEHWILHARGCPECTQEQRAGSREQAIRFVMACPAGHLDEVHWSRLVHGRSWPHDEVQEYYRWEHRGSRLAQTYVVCPVCGKEAPLSRAYYGEHECTGRFPENEEPGAGAVRPRNCDQKMRMIQRQAVNLRIPEVQTFLTVPPMEAGEYRMLQLEKDELIHTLRVAGLLRGAQEKLQVTRENGLPAPAPEEGERLQEVFEMFLERAESTRRGWDLEDLRKLAEDPGALAGAIERVLGYHRPSSPQDAWQNEFRKLLRGMDEGIPPLQRKRGARSGATTLIEMDPSGVRREIPGPGGVGFVVAPLQRLHTVTVQIGYRRAVGSTGDPSGVVGELVDMGAMWPPGADGEKKWYPAYESLGEGLFITTDKALIFQNQRWAKWMELFKEALKQSGNVLDQDVHRFHPVFVWWHTFSHLLLRVLAVDSGYSLASISERIYLDFDALSENPEQVRGAILLYTTSSGTDGTLGGLIALADKIKELIEKAVAGAEVCSSDPLCWENEFHSESPIGAACYACLLVSETSCRHRNLWLDRRLLLEK; this is encoded by the coding sequence ATGAGCAGAAAGAAGCAGAACGTTCGCCTTTCGAATTTCATTCTACAGCTGGGACCCGGAGCGATTGTCGAGACTCCGGGGGGTCCCCGGATCGTGCTATCGACCGATACCGGCCTGTTCCAGGGGGGGATAAATCCCCATGAGTTAGAGGTTGAGGTTCCTTACGTCGGCACCGGCTCTGATGCGGAAACGCCTGCCGCAGCCTTCCTTCTCCCCCCCGAAGCCGCATGGAAAACGCAATCGTTTCCAGTATGGAAGCTCTGTACCGAACACTGGATCCTTCATGCCCGGGGCTGTCCGGAATGTACACAGGAACAGCGTGCGGGTTCCCGGGAGCAGGCCATCCGCTTTGTCATGGCGTGCCCCGCGGGGCATCTGGATGAAGTTCACTGGTCCCGCCTCGTTCACGGACGCTCCTGGCCCCACGACGAAGTTCAGGAATACTATCGCTGGGAACATCGCGGGTCGCGCCTTGCACAAACCTACGTCGTATGCCCGGTTTGCGGCAAGGAGGCACCGCTCTCCAGGGCCTATTACGGCGAGCACGAATGTACCGGAAGGTTTCCGGAAAATGAGGAACCCGGGGCGGGGGCCGTAAGACCGCGCAACTGCGATCAGAAAATGCGCATGATTCAACGCCAGGCCGTTAACCTTCGCATTCCAGAGGTGCAGACCTTCCTTACAGTCCCCCCTATGGAAGCGGGCGAATACCGGATGCTCCAGCTAGAGAAGGATGAACTCATACACACGCTCAGAGTGGCGGGTTTGCTCAGGGGAGCGCAGGAAAAGCTACAAGTAACCAGGGAAAACGGGCTGCCCGCTCCTGCGCCTGAGGAGGGTGAGAGGCTGCAGGAAGTCTTCGAAATGTTTCTGGAGAGAGCAGAATCTACGCGCCGGGGTTGGGACCTTGAGGACCTGAGGAAGCTGGCTGAAGATCCCGGTGCACTGGCTGGTGCGATTGAGCGCGTTCTAGGCTACCACCGCCCGTCCAGCCCGCAGGATGCCTGGCAGAATGAGTTTCGCAAACTGCTACGTGGTATGGACGAGGGAATTCCACCACTCCAGAGGAAACGTGGAGCCCGCTCCGGGGCCACAACGCTTATCGAGATGGATCCGTCTGGGGTCAGGAGGGAGATTCCAGGTCCGGGCGGGGTCGGGTTTGTCGTTGCCCCCTTGCAACGGCTTCACACGGTAACGGTGCAAATAGGCTACCGCCGGGCCGTAGGGAGCACCGGAGACCCCTCGGGGGTGGTCGGAGAACTGGTGGACATGGGTGCTATGTGGCCGCCCGGCGCGGACGGTGAAAAAAAGTGGTACCCAGCCTATGAAAGTCTTGGGGAGGGCCTGTTCATCACGACGGATAAAGCCTTAATATTTCAAAATCAGCGCTGGGCAAAATGGATGGAGCTTTTCAAAGAAGCGCTGAAACAATCGGGAAACGTTCTGGATCAGGATGTGCACCGCTTTCACCCAGTTTTTGTGTGGTGGCATACTTTTTCACACTTGCTCCTTAGAGTACTCGCCGTTGACTCCGGCTACAGCCTGGCTTCTATAAGCGAGAGGATCTACCTGGATTTTGATGCCTTGAGCGAGAATCCGGAACAGGTTCGTGGCGCCATACTTCTTTACACAACCAGCTCGGGGACGGACGGAACCCTCGGCGGACTCATTGCCCTGGCAGATAAAATTAAAGAACTTATAGAAAAAGCGGTGGCCGGGGCTGAGGTGTGTTCTTCCGACCCATTGTGCTGGGAAAATGAGTTTCACTCCGAGAGCCCGATCGGTGCAGCATGCTACGCTTGTCTTCTTGTTTCCGAAACCAGCTGTCGCCATCGAAACCTTTGGCTGGATAGAAGATTATTGTTAGAAAAATAG
- a CDS encoding phospholipase D-like domain-containing protein encodes MPVKSLLATGEALVGNGMRSFDSSIREVLGLPIKEIQIVSYGFDRSFGPVLEGLLFKNYRAGARMTVITRPPREHEPGVRQTLMVLEEEGVLVQAPSECGGLLHIKALVVNREHAILGSANFTYGGLTVNHELGVWLTGKEAWEIGKTVDRLEGYLKKCQK; translated from the coding sequence ATGCCTGTTAAGAGTTTGCTTGCCACCGGAGAGGCGCTTGTTGGTAACGGCATGCGGTCCTTTGATTCTTCTATCCGGGAGGTTCTCGGGCTCCCAATTAAGGAAATCCAAATTGTTTCTTACGGATTCGACCGTTCATTTGGTCCGGTTTTAGAAGGCTTACTGTTCAAGAATTACCGGGCAGGCGCCAGAATGACCGTGATTACCCGTCCCCCCCGAGAGCACGAGCCCGGGGTTCGCCAAACGCTCATGGTTTTGGAAGAAGAAGGGGTTCTGGTTCAGGCTCCCTCTGAATGCGGTGGATTGTTGCATATTAAAGCACTCGTGGTCAATCGGGAACATGCCATTCTTGGCTCGGCCAACTTCACATATGGTGGCTTAACAGTCAATCACGAGCTAGGTGTGTGGCTTACGGGAAAAGAGGCATGGGAAATTGGGAAAACAGTTGATAGACTCGAAGGTTATCTTAAAAAATGCCAAAAATAA
- a CDS encoding MBL fold metallo-hydrolase translates to MQLQLIRNATLRLTLAGKTLLYDPMLGLAGSLPSYAGVATNPLADLPLPPEEVLAGVEGVIVSHLHGDHFDRTARELLPRELPVLAQPEDAPRLRAWGFEGVLALEDSASWQGLEAIRLPARHGSSPEVLADMGPVAGYLLRAPGEPSIYLAGDTVWYPELAAAAAPLAPDVVVTHSGGAVWGEGRELILMDDAQTAAACPGRFAVPEDGEEVATT, encoded by the coding sequence ATGCAGCTCCAGCTGATCCGCAACGCCACCCTGCGCCTCACGCTCGCCGGAAAGACCCTGCTCTACGACCCCATGCTGGGGCTCGCGGGCAGCCTGCCCTCGTACGCCGGCGTCGCCACCAACCCGCTGGCCGACCTGCCGCTGCCCCCCGAAGAGGTGCTGGCCGGGGTGGAGGGGGTGATTGTTTCGCACCTGCACGGCGATCACTTCGACAGGACCGCGCGCGAGCTGCTGCCGCGCGAGCTGCCCGTTCTGGCCCAGCCGGAGGACGCGCCGCGGCTGAGGGCGTGGGGCTTCGAGGGCGTTCTGGCGCTCGAAGACTCCGCGAGTTGGCAGGGGCTGGAAGCGATCCGGCTGCCCGCCCGGCACGGCTCGAGCCCGGAGGTGCTGGCCGACATGGGACCGGTTGCGGGCTACCTCCTGCGCGCGCCGGGCGAGCCGAGCATATATTTGGCCGGCGACACCGTCTGGTACCCCGAGCTCGCGGCGGCCGCGGCCCCGCTCGCGCCCGACGTGGTCGTCACCCATTCCGGCGGCGCCGTTTGGGGCGAGGGGCGGGAGCTCATCCTGATGGACGACGCCCAGACCGCCGCCGCCTGCCCCGGACGCTTCGCCGTGCCGGAGGATGGGGAAGAAGTTGCGACTACGTAG
- a CDS encoding HsmA family protein, with the protein MPTDVLFAVVFINLALVFYTVGVWWERLSGTLRPAHLAFFWAGFACDSIGTEAMRRIMGGRFELNLHGVTGLTALALMFVHALWASWVLARGDEEAKHRFHRFSVLVWTIWLVPYFTGYLLSMRG; encoded by the coding sequence ATGCCCACGGACGTGCTGTTTGCGGTGGTCTTCATCAACCTGGCGCTCGTCTTCTACACGGTCGGCGTCTGGTGGGAGCGCCTCTCGGGGACGCTGCGCCCGGCCCACCTGGCCTTCTTCTGGGCGGGGTTCGCGTGCGACAGCATCGGCACCGAAGCGATGCGGCGGATCATGGGCGGGCGCTTCGAGCTGAACCTGCACGGCGTCACCGGCCTGACCGCGCTCGCGCTCATGTTCGTGCACGCGCTCTGGGCCAGCTGGGTGCTGGCCCGCGGCGACGAGGAAGCCAAGCACCGCTTCCACCGCTTCAGCGTCCTCGTCTGGACGATCTGGCTGGTGCCCTACTTCACGGGGTACCTGCTCTCGATGCGGGGCTAG
- a CDS encoding carbohydrate ABC transporter permease, which translates to MRPKPAWLGLAPSLVVLVVFGLYPFVEVVRFSTWDWSGLSAPEAVGLANYRELLADPAFWHSLRVTLVFALVTLPSFLLLSLLVAFALEGQPYERWVKGLLFLPGLVTLSAAAVSWYTLLSPEYGALQTLLYALVPEDSPLAAWLVVPAWDREPFWALLLVVAFTLWRYLGYGVLVVSASLKGIPRSLLEAAWVDGATPRQAVRYVTLPLLRPAVTFLLVVGTILTLQSYVAVFLLTRGGPFGGTRVLGYFIYEVGFEQYRLGYAAAATIVLLLLTLGLAYAQARFMEER; encoded by the coding sequence CTGAGGCCCAAACCCGCGTGGCTGGGGCTGGCACCCTCGCTGGTGGTGCTGGTCGTCTTTGGCCTCTACCCCTTCGTCGAGGTGGTGCGCTTTTCCACCTGGGACTGGTCGGGCCTCTCGGCCCCCGAGGCGGTGGGGCTGGCCAACTACCGCGAGCTCCTGGCCGACCCCGCCTTCTGGCACAGCCTGCGGGTCACGCTGGTCTTCGCGCTCGTCACCCTGCCCAGCTTCCTGCTGCTCTCGCTGCTCGTGGCCTTCGCGCTCGAGGGCCAGCCCTACGAGCGTTGGGTGAAGGGGCTCTTGTTCCTCCCGGGCCTGGTCACCCTCTCGGCCGCCGCGGTAAGCTGGTACACGCTGCTTTCGCCCGAGTACGGCGCGCTGCAGACCCTCCTCTACGCCCTGGTGCCCGAGGACAGCCCGCTTGCGGCCTGGCTGGTCGTGCCCGCCTGGGACCGCGAGCCCTTCTGGGCGCTCTTGCTGGTGGTGGCCTTCACCCTCTGGCGTTACCTGGGCTACGGCGTGCTCGTGGTCTCGGCGAGCCTCAAGGGGATCCCCCGTTCGCTGCTGGAGGCCGCCTGGGTGGACGGGGCCACGCCGCGCCAGGCGGTGCGCTACGTGACGCTGCCGCTGTTGCGCCCCGCGGTCACCTTTTTGCTCGTCGTGGGCACGATCCTCACGCTGCAGTCCTACGTGGCCGTCTTCTTGCTCACCCGCGGCGGCCCCTTCGGGGGCACCCGGGTGCTGGGCTACTTCATCTACGAGGTGGGGTTCGAGCAGTACCGCCTCGGCTACGCGGCCGCGGCGACGATCGTGCTGCTCCTGCTCACGCTGGGCTTGGCCTACGCCCAGGCGCGGTTCATGGAGGAACGCTAG
- a CDS encoding carbohydrate ABC transporter permease gives MKNLARHLFVALLVFAVALPFLWMAYAAFLPPELVYAGEITRLGFSLENFRALAPEGFWGRLVYSLGVSGLATLLALATGFPAAYALREGAPLLGLYLFLLAVPAEMLLVPLYGVLAGTHLLGSPWALVWPFAASPFVVFLLYQGLRSVPWQVVEAARIDGAGEGVVLVRVLLPMMAGHLVTAGVLSFAAHWNLVLYPRVMTSETWWTLQVWMADLVRRYPSDWGLLSAAALLGTLPLAGVYLLFERKIVETFEGSLKG, from the coding sequence GTGAAGAACCTCGCGCGCCACCTCTTCGTGGCCCTGCTCGTCTTCGCCGTGGCCCTGCCCTTCCTCTGGATGGCCTACGCCGCCTTCTTGCCGCCCGAGCTCGTCTACGCCGGCGAGATCACCCGGCTGGGCTTCAGCCTCGAAAACTTCCGCGCCCTGGCCCCCGAGGGCTTCTGGGGCCGGCTCGTCTACAGCCTGGGGGTGAGCGGGCTGGCCACGCTGCTGGCGCTCGCCACCGGCTTCCCCGCGGCCTACGCGCTGCGCGAGGGGGCGCCGCTGTTGGGCCTCTACCTCTTCCTGCTCGCGGTGCCGGCGGAGATGCTGCTGGTGCCGCTCTACGGCGTGCTCGCCGGCACCCACCTGCTGGGCAGCCCCTGGGCGCTCGTCTGGCCCTTCGCCGCCAGCCCCTTCGTGGTCTTCCTTCTCTACCAGGGCCTCAGGAGCGTGCCCTGGCAGGTGGTGGAGGCGGCGCGAATCGACGGCGCCGGCGAGGGGGTGGTGCTCGTGCGGGTGCTCCTGCCTATGATGGCCGGGCATTTGGTCACCGCCGGGGTGCTTTCGTTCGCGGCCCACTGGAACCTGGTCCTCTACCCGCGGGTGATGACCTCGGAGACCTGGTGGACGTTGCAGGTGTGGATGGCCGACCTGGTGCGCAGGTACCCTTCGGACTGGGGCCTGCTCTCGGCGGCGGCGCTGCTGGGCACGCTGCCGCTCGCGGGGGTGTACCTGCTTTTCGAACGCAAGATCGTGGAGACCTTCGAGGGAAGCTTGAAAGGTTAA
- a CDS encoding ABC transporter substrate-binding protein gives MKRWWILALFALAPVLAQVNVTFWHSMDGPAGEAIDRFAERFNAAQSDYRVVPRYVGDYREAETKLIAALRTGSAPVLYQAEIAFFPRLVAEGTVRPLDAFTAGLDPEFVADFYAAPWNYGVVDGVRYGLPFNTSTPVLFYNADALRTLRLPVPGDWKTFEDDALKLTTRRSKGFIAILDSWIFEAMVTSRGGSLVTADGRPNFASPEAVDALAMLRRLVDKKAAIPRNLAESQFAQLDFVRTKGMMVFASIANWPAAEKYSFAFELGVAPVPHEPGGKVPMGGAELVVLKSASDEEAAGAFAFWKFLMQPENLVEWIHASYYVPLRRSVLPLLEDFYAENPYRKVAFEQIARAVPRPRVPQFAVWRDYLDEALEKALKGRTDPRQALEEAQKKALEVR, from the coding sequence ATGAAACGTTGGTGGATCCTAGCCCTGTTCGCCCTGGCGCCGGTGCTGGCGCAGGTGAACGTGACGTTCTGGCACTCGATGGACGGCCCCGCCGGCGAGGCGATCGACCGCTTCGCCGAGCGCTTCAACGCCGCGCAGTCGGACTACCGGGTCGTTCCCCGTTACGTGGGCGACTACCGCGAGGCCGAGACCAAGCTGATCGCGGCGCTGCGCACCGGCAGCGCCCCGGTCCTCTACCAGGCCGAGATCGCCTTCTTCCCGCGCCTCGTGGCCGAGGGGACGGTGCGGCCGCTCGACGCCTTCACCGCCGGCCTGGACCCCGAGTTCGTGGCCGACTTCTACGCAGCCCCCTGGAACTACGGCGTGGTCGACGGGGTGCGCTACGGTCTGCCCTTCAACACCTCCACGCCGGTGCTCTTCTACAACGCCGACGCCCTGCGCACCCTGCGCCTGCCGGTGCCCGGCGACTGGAAGACCTTCGAGGACGACGCCCTCAAGCTGACCACCCGGCGCAGCAAGGGGTTCATCGCCATCCTCGACTCCTGGATCTTCGAGGCCATGGTCACGAGCCGCGGCGGCAGCCTGGTCACCGCGGACGGCCGGCCCAACTTCGCGAGCCCCGAGGCGGTGGACGCGCTCGCGATGCTGCGCCGCCTGGTCGACAAGAAGGCCGCGATCCCGCGCAACCTGGCCGAGTCGCAGTTCGCGCAGCTCGACTTCGTGCGCACCAAGGGGATGATGGTCTTCGCCTCGATCGCCAACTGGCCGGCGGCCGAGAAGTACTCCTTCGCCTTCGAGCTGGGGGTGGCCCCGGTGCCCCACGAGCCCGGCGGCAAGGTGCCCATGGGCGGCGCCGAGCTGGTGGTGCTGAAGAGCGCCTCCGACGAGGAAGCCGCGGGCGCCTTCGCCTTCTGGAAGTTCCTGATGCAGCCCGAGAACCTCGTCGAGTGGATCCACGCCAGCTACTACGTGCCCCTGCGCCGGTCGGTGCTGCCGCTGCTCGAGGACTTCTACGCCGAGAACCCCTACCGCAAGGTGGCCTTCGAACAGATCGCGCGCGCGGTGCCGCGGCCGCGGGTGCCGCAGTTCGCGGTCTGGCGCGACTACCTGGACGAGGCGCTGGAGAAGGCGCTCAAGGGGCGCACGGACCCGCGGCAGGCGCTCGAAGAGGCCCAGAAGAAGGCTCTGGAGGTCCGGTGA